In Exiguobacterium acetylicum, the genomic stretch TAATATATTACTTATATGAAACCTACAGATGATCTAGCCATTACACGACTTCCTCTTAGTGAGGAAGTGTATCGACGTTTACAGCATCACATCATCACCTTACGCCTCGCCCCAGGTGAGAAGGTGAACGATCAAGCGCTCGCGGAAATGTTCGGAGTCAGCCGAACACCGGTCCGAGAAGCCTTGAAACGACTCGAAGAGGAAGGATTGATTTTTGCGAAACGGGGCTCGCGGACGATCGTGACGGAGCTTGATGCTGAACAAGCACAGCAAACCTATCCGATCATCGCGACGCTGCACGGACTAGCAGCGCGTCTAGCGGGACCACTCTTGACAGAAGACGACTTAACGGAGCTTCAGACGATTCACCAACAGTTCACGATGGCAATCGATCAACAGGAGACGGAGACGGCGCTGACGCTAGACGATGCCTTTCACGATGTCTTCGTGTTGCGCAGTCAGAACGCTCAGCTACGGGAAACGATTCGCCGATTGACGCCGCTGATCCGCCGGCTCGAATACGCCCAGTTCGATCGACTCGGTCGTCAATCGATTGCCGATCATGCGGCGATTTTGATTGCATGTCAACAACGGGATGTCGAGCAGCTCGTCCAGGCGACGGAACATAACTGGAACGGGCTCGGACGTTTACTCGTCTCGACACTAAAGGAGGAGCGCTGATGCGACCAATCATTTATGGGATCTTGGCGGCGATGTTCTTTGCCGTCACCTTCATCTTGAATC encodes the following:
- a CDS encoding GntR family transcriptional regulator, whose protein sequence is MKPTDDLAITRLPLSEEVYRRLQHHIITLRLAPGEKVNDQALAEMFGVSRTPVREALKRLEEEGLIFAKRGSRTIVTELDAEQAQQTYPIIATLHGLAARLAGPLLTEDDLTELQTIHQQFTMAIDQQETETALTLDDAFHDVFVLRSQNAQLRETIRRLTPLIRRLEYAQFDRLGRQSIADHAAILIACQQRDVEQLVQATEHNWNGLGRLLVSTLKEER